The nucleotide window AGCCACGCGTTGGACCCGGTCAGCCGGCGCAGCGCCATAAATTGAGCGGCATAGGGCGCGACGTGCTCCGGATCCACCCGCGCGTCGTCCGCGCGTGAGGAGTCCAGCACGAGCAACTGGAGGCCTCCCAGGGGGATCGCGTATGGTTCGGTGTAATCCAGACATTTCGCCGGCATGGAGCGGGGCTCGAGGAACCGGAACCAAGCATCACCGTCGCGGGCACAACTCTCGTGGTTGCCTCGGACGAAGACCCACGGGGCGGCACTGAGCAGCGGCGCGGCCGGCGCGAAGAAGTCCGCGTTGAAGGTCGCCCAGCGGTACCCCCAGGGATCGCCGAGGCATCCCGCGCTCCCGGGGGGACACTCCGACTCGCGATACAACAGATCCCCCACATGAATGACGAGGTCGGGGTGCCATGCCGC belongs to bacterium and includes:
- a CDS encoding metallophosphoesterase; this translates as AAWHPDLVIHVGDLLYRESECPPGSAGCLGDPWGYRWATFNADFFAPAAPLLSAAPWVFVRGNHESCARDGDAWFRFLEPRSMPAKCLDYTEPYAIPLGGLQLLVLDSSRADDARVDPEHVAPYAAQFMALRRLTGSNAWLVTHIPLWGIRHVETANGQERLSFDNPLLRAASGNALPPGVKLVLAGHIHLFEFLSFTTPRAPQIVVGNGGTLLAPSVTTPLPGLQVAGAQVTAGRVLHQFGYLTLEAAGTAWTVTLRDTGGMPVLACALGNLSLSCPP